The region AAGCCGAGGACGACCAGGCCCCGGGGGCCAAGGCGCCGCTGCAGATCGTTCATCTGGGTGTAGTCCCGGACCGTGGTGCCTCAGAGCGACGCCACGTTCTCGATGAGCAGCACCTTGCCCCGCAGCGAGCCCAGGTTCACGGGCTCCCCGCCGGCCAGAGGGCGCGCAGAGAAGGCGTGCACGGAGCGCAGGGCTGCCGCCGCGACTGGAGCGGCACACATGGCGAAGGTACCGAAGTAAAGCGGACACAGCTCCGAAGCCAAAGGTTGGGGCTGGGCGGGAGGCACCTCTTTTTAACTAGCCGATGGCCTGGTCACATGGCCTAGGCACTTTCCGGCCGCCCCGCCCACTCCTGGCCCGAGGGTCCCGCCTCATCCGGCTTCCGCCCTCCCTCGCAGACCGAAGCTCCTCCCTGGGTTGGGGACCCGCGGGGCGGGCGGGCTCGGTGGGGCTGGGCGCGGGCACCACCCAAGCCGGGTGGAGCCGCGGACACTCTGGTCAGGCTCAGCATTATAGGGCCGGCCCCTCGCCTAGGGGCGCTCTGGGCACCTTTTTCCAGGGCCCTCGAGGACGACTGATTCTTCCTCATAGGTTCCTCAGGGCATGGCGGTGGTAGCAGCAGCGGGCGCCGGTAGTGCCGACACCGCCCTTCCTGTGCCATGTTACACTTAGTATGTGCCCTAGTGTCGCCAGACGCATGGAGCGAGTCGTGACTTGCGGCGATGGTGTCGTTGCCAGCAGCAGCCGAAGCAGGTTCTCTCCTCGCCAAGGCTCTGCTGTTCTAGGAAAGGCAAGATGGGGAAGCACGGACAATGCCCGGGACAGGCAGGGCTCCAGGCTTCGGGGCAATCCCAGCCTCAATAAAAGCGCATCTTCTAACTCCCTCCCTTCCACTCTGAGACTGCCAGGAGGGCCTTCACCTCCAGTCTCCCTCCTCCCTTTTTGCCCCCAGTGCAGCACCATCCTTAAATAGGTTTTGCTACAGCTCTGTGTCCAGGAGGGCCCTAAGGCTCCAGGTACCACCCAAGCCCTGCCCCAGCCCATGGAAATGGGGTCCAACAGCATACAGGACTGAGGGAACCCAGCTGATTTCAGGCCATCTTCCATCCCTAGCCTACTTTATCTGGAGCTCAGGCCTGGAACTGAAAGACACTGAAAACAGAGGTCTGTAGAGGAAGGGGTTATACTTCAGGGATGCTCCCAGAAGAATGACTGCCTGAAGTTATCCCTCATGTGTCCTTAGAAAGCTGTATTTCCACCCACACACTGAACTTGAATGACACACAGCATCAAGTTTCCACATTCTTGGGGGAAGCCAGGTCAGGCATGGGTGAGAAAAGGGAGGCAGCTGGCACTTTGCTGCCTTCAGGGAACCTCTCCAGAGTGAGCTAGGCCAGGCGGCTGAGTCCTTCCATTCTGCTCCTAGCCCTGGAGAGAGCAACACAAACACCAGGATACAGCAAGTTTAGAAAACTGCCTTTATTCTATTAGTTGGAAAAATTAACTggtacagaaaaaaaagtttagtcagctggagagaaaagagaaaccaaGTGCCACCCaagaggactggtggctcctctgGGAGGGAACCTGGACACAGTGGAGAAAGGAGCACTGTGACTAGAGCCAGACCCTGCAGTTGGGGTTAAGACAGGTTAAGCCACCTTCCAAAGTGTCTAATAGCCTCAGGCATAAAACCAAATTCCTATATACTTAGCCCAGCTCTGGGGAGGGGGTACTGGGATAAGTGGGGCTGAAAAGGGGTCATATGGCCATCTTTTATCagagaaactgacaaaacgggaatttttaaaaggaattttcCATCTGACTTTATTTTCAAatacactttcttttttaaaaaaccaatacACTTTCTGCGGAGATGACAAATATCAGTATTAGGAAATCCAATTATACAAAAAATACTACATCTAGTCTGGGgtagatatatttatttttggtaaCATACATTAAGTGGCACTAATTACACAGTAACTATAAGGTAACTAACATGAAACCACAGAACTGTAACTTTGCCACAGCTGCGTGGACTTGGGCCTTTCCGGCTGAGCACATTTTCAAAAAACTGGACGCCCACTTCAGAGCTATGCCAGTGAGACCCATTTAGGAGGAGTATCCCGAAGTGGAGACTCACCAGAATATCTTGCGGCTGACAGGTAATAGGCAGGACATGTTAGTTATAAAGTAGTTACAGCCTAATTCACAAAAGTTACCAACTTTTTCTCTTTCTAGAAAGAAGCAAGAAGTTAAGAAATTCCTTGAATTAGCGCCTGTTGTGTCAGGTGGGAGTGCAGAGGAGGGCTGTTAGAGCAGTgtcagaggggccctggtgggccAGAGGGGCTGGACATCATTAATAATCATGGTTGGCTTCTAAATACTGGTAGCAAGATGACTTCTGATTTGTAATCTTAGGTAAATTATAGATAAATGAAAAAGGCCAGTAATCATACACTAAGATTAATAAACAGCACTTCAAAATTAACCGCATGAGGGCTGTGCTTGCAGCGAGGTTTCACAAGACAAGGCACCCAGATTTTTTCTTCCCACGTCTGGCTTGCAGAGCCGCTCTCGTGGCCATTTCAAAAACCTCCCTCACTCCATCTTTGGTCTTTGCTGAACACTCCATGTACCCAAAAGCACCAATCCTGTTTGCCATATCCCTGCCTTCTTCAGGTTTTACCGGCTCCTGGCAAAGAGAAAACAgcgctttcagttaacagtgtcACATACGTAAGTAGGCACAGAGTATTCAAATTCAGCTAAAAGGCTTCTTTTCAAAGTCGCTGAACTCCCAGATTTGAGCTCCATCTTACAGAATTCTGAAATTGATATGCAGTGACTTCctcccaaaatataaaatctccATCAAATAAGCTCCACTGTGGGAAGCAGAGACAAGGAAAGGAGAGGTCAGAGGAGCCCTGGGAGACTAAGGAATGAAGGACAAAACTCCTCAAGCTGCCCACTGcaggatgttatggattgaactgtgtcccccaaaaagatgtgctacaaaccctaacctttacgcctgtggtgaaaaccctggtggcaggctgcttaagagctacggctgctaaccaaaaaggtcagcagtgagaatccaccgggcactctctggaaactctgtcctgtaaggttgccgtgagttgtaATGGTCTCaatgaatgggtttggtttttgccttatgcctgtggttataatcccttttggCAACGGGttgtcttgttatgttaatgagacaaggttagtttagggtgtatcttgagtcaatctcttttgagacataaaagagattaaacacaaaCTAGCAAGTGGACATGGGGGAAGGGGGATGATAAGCCACGTGAAGActccccagaagcagaagctcaaagtgacaaggaccttcctccagagccgacagagaaagaaagacttcctctagagctggcaccctgaatttggacttcttgcctcctcaactgtaagaaaataaatttgtctgttaaagctacccatttgtggtatttctgttatagcagcactagattactatgAGACAGGGTGCACCACGGATCTTCCTGTAGTTAGCTTCACAGAGGACTGAATGCCCACCAAAGGAAATAGATCCTGATCTTGACATTCATTCATACACAGAAACTTCAGTAGGAGAAACTAGGCTCCCACTCAGGTGAAGGTCTCAGCACACTCCTCCTGCAGGGAGGAAGCCCTGCCACTGGCCCACCCGCCTGCACAGAGGACAAGATGTCACTTCTATCATCCTTTTTATAAAGGCACTGGGGTCTCTGTCCATGGCTGGACTCCTCGCCCTCAGGATTTCCTGATCCTTCTGTTGCCACTAATGTTACCTTTGGTCTCACATCTACCAAGGTTATAACTGAAGACAGAAAAAAGTCTCAAGTTCCTGCCTCTGGAACACTGACTATTGCTGTGACAGCTTATTCTGAGGCTGGCAGTCCTTGGGGACACAGCACTACCTCACGGGAGGCACTCCATCTCACATGACTGAGGGGCCTTAGGGACCCTGTGTGCAGGCCCCAGTCAACGAGGGAGGAAGAACAAATGGACTTCTGAGCCTCTCTCGGAAACAGCCTGGCCCGTGAGGGTTTCTGATGGGCCCCTGAACCTCTATTCCTGGGGCCCAGGTTTAAGAATGTGACAGGAAGACAGAGCCCTGCCCCAGACCATGCCTGCTTCATCTTGGCTAGCTCCCGCCTTGTGTGCTCATCATTCCGAAGATCCTTCTTGTTCCCAACCAGGATGATGGGCACATTGGGACAGAAATGCTTGACTTCTGGGGTCCATTTTTCTGGGATGTTTTCTGAAAGAAGCAAAATGCATAAAATTTGAGGATACATACAATTCAATTTTGAAGAATCTCTTAAGAGCTCTGATTAAACTGTAAACAAACCTTCCTTGCTGCTTCAGAAGTTTTTGGACATTTAATGGAACCCTGTTAGTTTCAAAAccacagaaaaagacaaaattgaaCCCCCTCCCTTGAGCatagaaccaccaacttttcttaGTCGCATTAAAGAACTCTGGAGCTGCTGAGTTCCTCTAGAGCCTGCTCAGGCGAGGCTCTGGAGGAGCAAAGATCTAGAGCACAGGGTGGCTCCACAATGGCACTGCCTGCCCCTGAGAAGCAACCTCCCCACAGGTCATCCCTGTCACATGATTCTGACCTTCACTTACACAGAAGGGGCCCCATTTCAGAGCCACAGTGTGGCTCAAGGGGCCGCACACACACTATCCACCTTGCTCGAAGGCTATCGGCATGACACCCCAACGCTATGGGTTACTGACATTTCAAATGTCTCCACGATGACTTCTGAAAGTGAGGGAGAACCAGCTGCATCTTCTTGGCAACACTCTAATAACTTGGAATGGTTGTACTGCACATCACAGTGGACAAGGGGCCCAGGTTCAACTCCCTATACCACCTTAGACATCTCAGCCTCAAGGATGgttttataaaatggggataacaacagTACCTACCTTACACAGGGTTAGTTTGGGGATTCAATGAGCTAACACATACTGCATGCTTAGTATGACAATCATTCAAATGGTGCAGCTATTCAAGACTCTGTTTTAGAAATAAACTGTTCACTCTCTGATTTCAAGACAAATTACCAAAATGGCAGGGGTTACTTAGGATATGGAAAGATGCTCTATCTTCTGGTTGAAAGACCGTATCAGGTAGAGAAGCTACATAACTGAGGTCAGGAAAATCTCATGATTCAGTGAGACTCCACTCTTCAGCACAAGATTGACATTTGACCACTTCCTTCGCTATCGCAGCTACAGGGTTGATTACATCACTAATGTGACAACTCAAAACTCAAAGTCTCCTTCTGGAAACAAAGGGGTTTCCAAAGAAGTGTAGCGTAGTGTTCCTGTCCTCAGAGCCATACAAAGAGCAGCACACCTAATGGTGAAGCCAAATAGCCTCAGCGCTGAAACTTCTTCTCATCCCTGAACCTTGTGGTCAGTTTTCCGTTCAGCTGCCTCAGTGATCCCTTTGACAGGTAAGTGAGATCACATGACTGCCCTGTTCAAACCTCTAAGAGCTGGACTCTTTCCTTCCTGTTTCTGCTCAGGGACTTTGCACCTACTGTCCCCCTCCTCCAAAAGTAAACTATTGTCCCAGGATTGGCCAGAAGCAGGGCTCAAACCTACATACAGATTGTGACTCTTTGTCCAGTTTGTTATCCTACACCCATACTCCCGGCCAGGCTCATTCAGCTCAGCAGAGGGCACTTACCTACCTACCCCATGCTCCAGTAACGGTACTGCATCTTCCAGCATCCAGACCCTGTCCCCAGGCATGCCTGTCTCTCAGACAGGGAGCTCAAGCTCTTTTTAACCCTTTCCTTCCTACTTCGCCACTCCTCCCTAAGGCCTGCCCCCCGGGGGAGGAGCCAGCAAGAAACAAATCCTGGCTAAAGGAGATAGGGGTCAAAAGACAAAGACCATTAAAACCAGGAGATGtgttct is a window of Elephas maximus indicus isolate mEleMax1 chromosome 20, mEleMax1 primary haplotype, whole genome shotgun sequence DNA encoding:
- the RHOA gene encoding transforming protein RhoA, with product MAAIRKKLVIVGDGACGKTCLLIVFSKDQFPEVYVPTVFENYVADIEVDGKQVELALWDTAGQEDYDRLRPLSYPDTDVILMCFSIDSPDSLENIPEKWTPEVKHFCPNVPIILVGNKKDLRNDEHTRRELAKMKQEPVKPEEGRDMANRIGAFGYMECSAKTKDGVREVFEMATRAALQARRGKKKSGCLVL